Proteins co-encoded in one Saprospira grandis genomic window:
- a CDS encoding YbjN domain-containing protein, translating into MSLKAYYETVEAAIAKLGIDPVSSRGKEKEGLWTLTKKDIMVWIDLWEIEREGRPYFQVMSPLFHVPEDKKLRAELFAELLQINDRLYGGVAFTTFKKWIYLKTIREAEGLSADEAHNSIMRVGTYAERHGEALAHKFNIEIARFK; encoded by the coding sequence ATGAGTTTAAAAGCCTATTACGAGACCGTAGAAGCCGCTATCGCTAAATTGGGTATTGACCCCGTTTCTAGCCGAGGAAAAGAAAAAGAGGGCCTTTGGACCCTGACGAAGAAAGATATTATGGTCTGGATTGACCTCTGGGAAATCGAGAGAGAGGGCCGCCCTTATTTTCAGGTGATGTCGCCCCTTTTTCATGTTCCAGAAGATAAAAAATTAAGGGCCGAGCTTTTTGCCGAATTGCTGCAAATCAATGACCGCCTTTATGGAGGAGTTGCTTTTACTACTTTTAAGAAATGGATTTATCTTAAAACGATTCGTGAAGCAGAAGGACTCTCTGCCGATGAAGCCCATAATAGTATCATGAGAGTAGGCACTTATGCCGAACGACATGGAGAGGCCTTGGCCCATAAGTTTAATATCGAAATTGCTCGATTCAAGTAG
- a CDS encoding DUF4834 family protein: MRILFLIFFAYLVYRFLIRPIFLAPPKRERPLSPQEQFMRMFQQQMQAQQQGQGQYVSEQEFGTQKQSNSQQKQKQQPRNDGEYIDFEELD; the protein is encoded by the coding sequence ATGCGTATTTTATTTCTTATTTTCTTTGCTTATTTGGTCTACCGTTTTCTCATTAGACCCATATTTTTGGCCCCGCCCAAACGAGAGCGCCCGCTTAGTCCACAAGAACAATTTATGCGGATGTTCCAGCAACAGATGCAGGCCCAACAACAGGGCCAGGGCCAATATGTTAGCGAGCAAGAGTTTGGCACACAAAAGCAAAGCAACAGCCAACAAAAGCAAAAACAACAGCCTCGAAATGATGGCGAATATATTGATTTTGAAGAACTAGATTAA
- a CDS encoding PP2C family protein-serine/threonine phosphatase: MDSQDKTSLPRIEELEHKLYLQQLQINRLSEITQAINNNIKIQDLFKIYTDTLCWEMGAQRFALYSCKDGHWQLATHKGVDEKLLVLDISDYFSAYQRIAKIGEDHPLLCEFNYVIPVYHKEEAIAFAFVYKEARKGEDLFESIRFIGTLTNVVAVAIENKRLFKRQLAQEKMRHELRLANQVQNMLIPSKLPNNQRFNFAGIYQPHEGVGGDYYDFMELNEDEIAFCIADISGKGISAAILMSNFQANLQTLIHRKDLKIPEFVDRLNEKVLKATRGDRFITFFVARYNRSTGRLLYLNAGHNPPFLYRNGQVERLDKGCTILGIVPKIPKLEWGEIYLKEDAFFFLYTDGLTDLRNEAGQTVEEEAIADFIGRHHQLSADDFNAALMQEMQEFKGSMEFPDDISILTGHIFATKEQKKQSETAKMTAKAS; this comes from the coding sequence CACAGGCCATCAACAACAACATTAAGATCCAGGACCTGTTTAAAATTTATACCGATACCCTTTGTTGGGAGATGGGCGCCCAGCGCTTTGCCCTATATAGTTGCAAAGACGGGCATTGGCAGCTTGCTACGCATAAGGGAGTAGACGAAAAGCTCTTAGTTCTAGACATTAGCGATTATTTTTCGGCCTATCAGCGGATTGCCAAGATTGGGGAGGACCATCCTTTGCTCTGCGAGTTTAACTATGTGATTCCCGTCTATCATAAGGAGGAGGCTATTGCCTTTGCCTTTGTCTATAAAGAGGCCCGAAAAGGGGAAGACCTCTTTGAGTCTATTCGCTTTATTGGGACCCTAACCAATGTGGTGGCGGTGGCCATAGAAAACAAGCGTCTATTTAAAAGACAGTTGGCCCAAGAGAAAATGCGGCATGAGCTTCGGCTGGCCAATCAGGTGCAAAATATGCTCATTCCGAGCAAGCTGCCCAATAATCAACGCTTTAATTTTGCGGGTATTTACCAACCTCATGAGGGCGTGGGGGGCGATTACTATGACTTTATGGAGCTCAACGAAGACGAAATTGCCTTTTGTATTGCCGATATTTCGGGCAAGGGAATTTCTGCCGCCATCCTGATGTCAAACTTTCAGGCCAACCTACAAACCCTCATTCATCGCAAGGATCTAAAGATTCCCGAATTTGTGGACCGCCTCAATGAGAAGGTCCTAAAAGCGACCCGAGGCGACCGATTCATTACCTTTTTTGTGGCCCGCTACAACCGCAGCACGGGCCGTTTGCTCTATCTCAATGCAGGACATAATCCCCCTTTTCTTTACCGAAATGGGCAGGTAGAACGGCTCGATAAAGGCTGTACAATTTTGGGCATTGTTCCTAAAATCCCTAAGCTAGAATGGGGCGAAATCTATCTGAAAGAGGATGCCTTTTTCTTCCTCTATACCGATGGCTTGACCGATTTGCGCAATGAGGCCGGGCAAACCGTCGAAGAAGAGGCTATTGCTGATTTTATTGGCAGACATCATCAATTATCCGCCGATGATTTTAATGCGGCCCTAATGCAGGAAATGCAAGAATTTAAGGGCAGCATGGAGTTTCCCGATGACATTTCTATCCTTACTGGGCATATCTTTGCGACAAAAGAGCAGAAAAAGCAAAGCGAAACTGCCAAAATGACAGCAAAAGCTTCCTAG